A section of the Anaerohalosphaeraceae bacterium genome encodes:
- a CDS encoding sigma 54-interacting transcriptional regulator, whose translation MDNEISSRSLKQLSVLHSIVQIITNSSGQKQMLDEVLNTLRREMGMCRGAFMLSTPDGQELVVEAASDEQIHSESHLVRYRRGEGITGRVLATGQPAVVPRIADEPEFRSRIHPRRQKSDREYSFICVPIMLKTEIIGTFGVDILAENLEHLQELQRFLSIVAALVSNDLHHRRDLLIEKQNLAEENVRLKNELREKYRPDNIIGNSNSMRMVYQKIQQVAASNTTVLIRGETGTGKELVASAIHYAGPRSEKAFVKVNCSALNENVLESELFGHEKGAFTGAMQTRIGRLEEADGGTLFLDEIGDFSPTIQVKLLRVLQEKEFQRVGSNTTIKTDVRIIAATNRNLEQLVQQNLFRPDFYYRVNVFPIYLPPLRERKDDLLLLADHFVKVLSHKLGKKIRRISTTAINMMMTYHWPGNVRELENCIEHAILLSDDGVIHGYHLPPTLQVPTQQDNAPQGTLKSRVSLLERDMIVDSLKRHSGRISRAAQELGITERMLRYKIKKMNINYEK comes from the coding sequence ATGGATAACGAGATTTCAAGCCGGTCACTGAAACAGCTGAGTGTATTGCATTCGATCGTGCAGATTATCACCAACAGTTCAGGTCAGAAGCAGATGCTTGACGAAGTGCTGAATACATTGCGCCGTGAGATGGGCATGTGTCGCGGTGCGTTTATGCTGTCAACGCCGGACGGACAGGAATTGGTTGTCGAGGCGGCCAGCGATGAACAGATTCACAGCGAATCCCATTTGGTGCGTTATCGGCGCGGAGAAGGAATCACCGGAAGGGTTTTGGCCACGGGCCAGCCGGCGGTTGTTCCCCGTATTGCCGATGAGCCTGAATTTCGCAGCCGAATTCACCCGCGGCGACAGAAAAGTGATCGCGAGTACAGCTTTATCTGCGTTCCAATCATGTTAAAAACGGAAATTATCGGAACTTTTGGGGTTGATATTCTTGCGGAAAATCTGGAACATCTGCAGGAATTGCAGCGTTTTTTGAGTATTGTTGCTGCCCTGGTTTCCAACGACCTGCATCATCGCCGCGATCTGCTGATTGAAAAACAGAATCTGGCTGAAGAGAATGTTCGGCTTAAAAACGAACTTCGTGAAAAATACCGTCCGGATAATATTATCGGCAACTCCAATTCCATGCGTATGGTTTATCAGAAGATTCAGCAGGTTGCTGCCAGCAATACGACGGTACTGATTCGAGGCGAAACGGGAACCGGCAAGGAACTTGTGGCATCGGCGATTCATTATGCCGGACCAAGGTCAGAGAAGGCATTTGTGAAGGTGAACTGCTCGGCGCTGAATGAAAATGTTCTTGAAAGCGAGTTGTTCGGCCATGAGAAGGGCGCTTTTACCGGGGCCATGCAGACGCGAATCGGCAGGCTGGAAGAGGCCGACGGCGGAACGTTGTTCCTGGATGAAATCGGGGATTTTTCTCCGACCATTCAGGTTAAGCTGCTCCGGGTACTTCAGGAAAAGGAATTTCAGCGAGTCGGGAGCAACACAACCATAAAAACAGATGTACGAATCATCGCGGCGACCAATCGCAACCTGGAGCAACTGGTTCAGCAGAATTTGTTTCGACCGGATTTTTATTATCGGGTCAATGTATTTCCGATTTATCTTCCGCCGCTGCGTGAGCGGAAGGATGACTTGCTGCTTTTGGCGGATCATTTTGTTAAGGTCCTGTCGCATAAACTCGGCAAGAAGATTCGCCGTATCAGTACAACGGCGATCAATATGATGATGACCTATCACTGGCCGGGCAATGTGCGCGAACTGGAAAACTGCATCGAACATGCGATTCTGCTCAGTGATGACGGTGTCATTCACGGGTATCATCTGCCGCCGACGCTGCAGGTCCCCACACAGCAGGATAATGCTCCTCAGGGAACCCTAAAAAGCCGTGTTTCGCTGCTGGAGCGGGATATGATTGTTGATTCGCTCAAACGGCACAGCGGCCGTATCAGCCGTGCGGCACAGGAACTGGGGATTACGGAACGCATGCTGCGCTATAAAATCAAGAAAATGAATATCAATTACGAAAAATAA
- the nifH gene encoding nitrogenase iron protein → MRKIAIYGKGGIGKSTTTQNTVAALAEMGKKVMVVGCDPKADSTRLLLGGLAQKTVLDTLREEGEDVDLEDIRRVGFGGTLCVESGGPEPGVGCAGRGIITSINLLEQLGAYRQELDYVFYDVLGDVVCGGFAMPIREGKAEEIYIVCSGEMMAMYAANNICKGIVKFAEAGGVRLGGLICNSRKVDNERELIEAFAKKLGTQMIHFLPRDNDVQRAEINRKTVIDWNKEAPQANEYRTLARNIDQNRMFVIPKPLKIEELEKLLLDYGLLN, encoded by the coding sequence ATGAGAAAGATTGCGATTTACGGCAAAGGCGGCATTGGGAAATCAACGACAACACAAAATACGGTTGCAGCATTGGCTGAGATGGGCAAGAAGGTTATGGTTGTCGGTTGCGATCCTAAGGCGGATTCGACACGATTGCTGCTGGGCGGTCTGGCTCAGAAAACCGTGCTTGATACATTGCGTGAAGAAGGCGAAGACGTTGATCTGGAGGATATCCGGAGGGTGGGATTCGGCGGAACTCTGTGTGTCGAATCCGGCGGACCTGAGCCGGGTGTGGGATGTGCAGGACGCGGAATCATCACATCCATCAATCTGCTGGAGCAGCTTGGCGCTTATAGGCAAGAGCTGGATTATGTATTTTATGACGTTCTGGGTGACGTGGTCTGCGGTGGTTTTGCCATGCCGATTCGGGAAGGCAAGGCAGAGGAGATATACATTGTGTGTTCCGGTGAAATGATGGCGATGTATGCCGCCAACAATATCTGCAAGGGAATTGTCAAATTTGCCGAAGCCGGCGGCGTGCGGCTTGGCGGATTGATCTGCAACAGCCGAAAAGTGGACAACGAGCGGGAGCTGATTGAGGCATTCGCCAAGAAGCTCGGCACCCAGATGATTCACTTCCTGCCGCGTGACAATGATGTACAGCGTGCGGAGATCAACCGCAAGACGGTGATTGACTGGAATAAGGAAGCCCCTCAGGCCAACGAGTATCGTACCCTGGCCCGCAATATCGATCAGAACAGGATGTTTGTCATTCCGAAGCCGTTGAAGATCGAGGAGCTGGAAAAACTGCTTCTGGATTACGGCCTGCTGAACTGA
- a CDS encoding P-II family nitrogen regulator, producing the protein MIMIRAIVRPEKVDEVMSALMYAGFPAVTKMDVFGRGKQRGVKIGEITYDELPKELLMIVVPDSEKEFVIETIMKAARTGSKGAFGDGKIFVSAVSEVYTVSSGQKEV; encoded by the coding sequence ATGATTATGATTCGTGCCATCGTTCGCCCGGAAAAGGTGGATGAAGTAATGTCGGCCCTGATGTACGCGGGGTTTCCGGCCGTCACGAAAATGGATGTTTTCGGCCGCGGCAAGCAGCGGGGCGTCAAGATCGGTGAAATCACGTATGACGAACTGCCGAAGGAGCTTCTGATGATCGTTGTGCCTGACAGTGAAAAGGAATTTGTTATCGAAACGATTATGAAGGCAGCACGTACCGGCTCCAAGGGTGCATTCGGTGACGGGAAGATATTCGTCTCGGCAGTCAGCGAGGTTTATACCGTCAGTTCCGGTCAAAAAGAAGTTTAA
- a CDS encoding P-II family nitrogen regulator, producing the protein MKEVVAIIRMNKMNETKRALADAGIYSFTAKKVAGRGRGKVSSLLLKGAEDGYDEAINQLEAGPKLFPKRLLMIAVPDSKVPMVVDTIIDVNRTGNPGDGKIFVMPLLDAIRIRTAENGDKALDEINGISISL; encoded by the coding sequence ATGAAAGAAGTAGTGGCAATTATTCGCATGAATAAAATGAATGAGACCAAGCGGGCGCTGGCGGATGCGGGAATTTATTCTTTTACCGCAAAAAAGGTCGCCGGCCGCGGCCGCGGCAAGGTCAGTTCACTTTTGCTCAAAGGGGCTGAAGACGGTTATGATGAAGCCATCAATCAGCTGGAGGCCGGTCCGAAACTGTTCCCCAAACGGCTGCTGATGATTGCGGTGCCTGATTCAAAAGTACCGATGGTTGTCGACACGATCATTGACGTCAACAGGACGGGCAATCCGGGTGATGGAAAAATATTTGTGATGCCTTTGCTGGACGCTATTCGTATTCGAACCGCCGAAAACGGGGATAAAGCCCTGGATGAAATCAACGGAATCAGCATTTCATTATAA
- the nifD gene encoding nitrogenase molybdenum-iron protein alpha chain — translation MAHLPDPSNVKKQLIQKYPTKVARKRSQQIVINAVAEDKTVPEILANVRTTPGIITQRGCTYAGCKGVVLGPTRDIVNITHGPIGCGFYSWLTRRNQTRPEGPEDHNFMTYCFSTDMQDDQIIFGGEKKLRQAIQEAYDLFHPKAIAVFATCPVGLIGDDIHAVCREMKEKLGINVFGFSCEGYKGVSQSAGHHIANNQLFKHVIGRDDTVDPHPFKINMLGEYNIGGDAFVIEDILERCGIKLVATFSGNSTVGKFENAHTADLNCVMCHRSINYVADMIEKKYGVPWIKVNFIGAQSTAKSLRKIAVYFDNPELTARVEKVIEEETKAVEAVRKEVKSRCEGKLAMLFVGGSRAHHYQDLFREIGMKTIAAGYEFAHRDDYEGRRVLPTIQVDADSRNIEELTVEPDPEKYRPRRTPEQLKALNEKGLEVKGYEGMMPQMDNQTLVIDDISQYETEKLLEIYKPAIFCAGIKEKFGVQKFGIPCLQLHSYDYGGPFAGFKGAINFYKTVDRMINTQLWSYIKAPWQVNGKPLLEAELVNS, via the coding sequence ATGGCCCATTTACCTGACCCATCCAATGTCAAAAAACAGTTAATCCAGAAGTATCCGACCAAGGTAGCACGGAAAAGGTCCCAGCAGATCGTCATCAATGCGGTCGCGGAAGACAAGACGGTGCCGGAAATTTTGGCCAATGTGCGAACCACACCCGGAATTATTACTCAGCGAGGCTGTACCTATGCCGGATGTAAGGGTGTGGTGCTGGGGCCGACACGCGATATCGTCAATATTACCCACGGCCCCATCGGCTGCGGATTTTACTCCTGGCTGACCCGCCGCAATCAGACGCGTCCTGAAGGTCCGGAGGATCACAATTTTATGACCTATTGTTTCTCAACGGACATGCAGGATGATCAGATTATCTTCGGCGGTGAAAAGAAACTTCGTCAGGCCATTCAGGAAGCCTATGATTTATTTCATCCCAAGGCGATCGCCGTTTTTGCGACCTGCCCGGTCGGTCTGATTGGGGATGATATTCACGCGGTCTGCCGTGAGATGAAGGAAAAGCTCGGAATCAATGTCTTTGGATTCAGCTGCGAAGGGTACAAGGGCGTCAGCCAGTCGGCGGGGCACCATATCGCCAATAACCAGCTGTTCAAGCACGTAATCGGACGGGATGATACTGTGGATCCGCACCCGTTTAAGATCAATATGCTGGGGGAATACAACATCGGCGGCGACGCATTTGTGATCGAAGACATTCTCGAGCGATGCGGCATTAAGCTGGTTGCTACATTCAGCGGCAACAGCACTGTCGGCAAGTTTGAAAATGCTCATACCGCGGACCTCAACTGTGTGATGTGTCACAGGTCGATTAACTATGTGGCTGATATGATTGAGAAGAAATATGGTGTGCCGTGGATCAAGGTCAACTTTATCGGTGCTCAATCAACGGCAAAGTCGCTGCGCAAGATTGCAGTCTATTTTGACAATCCGGAGCTGACGGCACGTGTCGAGAAAGTCATTGAAGAAGAAACGAAAGCGGTTGAAGCCGTCCGAAAGGAGGTAAAAAGCCGATGTGAAGGCAAGCTGGCGATGCTGTTTGTCGGCGGCAGCCGGGCACACCATTATCAGGACCTGTTTAGGGAAATCGGCATGAAAACCATCGCGGCGGGGTATGAATTTGCTCATCGTGATGATTATGAAGGCCGCAGGGTGCTGCCGACCATTCAGGTGGATGCCGACAGCCGGAATATCGAAGAGCTGACGGTTGAGCCTGATCCGGAAAAATACCGGCCCCGTCGTACACCTGAACAGCTTAAGGCGCTGAACGAAAAAGGTCTGGAAGTCAAAGGATATGAGGGCATGATGCCGCAGATGGATAATCAGACCCTTGTCATTGATGATATCAGCCAATATGAAACGGAAAAACTGCTGGAGATTTACAAACCAGCGATCTTCTGTGCCGGTATCAAAGAGAAGTTTGGCGTGCAGAAATTCGGGATTCCCTGTCTGCAGCTTCACAGCTACGATTACGGCGGGCCGTTTGCCGGCTTTAAGGGGGCGATCAACTTCTACAAAACCGTGGACCGGATGATCAATACGCAGCTCTGGTCGTACATCAAAGCTCCCTGGCAGGTCAATGGAAAACCGCTTCTGGAAGCCGAACTGGTGAACAGTTAA
- the nifK gene encoding nitrogenase molybdenum-iron protein subunit beta, protein MLLRHTTSEIKERSALTINPAKTCQPIGAMYAALGIHRCLPHSHGSQGCCAYHRSTLTRHYKEPVMASTSSFTEGSAVFGGQSNLLQAIHNIFSIYEPDVIAIHTTCLSETIGDDIPQIIATARDKKYIPDGRYVIHANTPSYVGSHVTGFSNMVKGMVTYFAEPGTQTKTINIIPGWVEPSDMREIKRICYMMGIEIILFPDTSDVLDCPQTGRFEFYPKGGTTIEELKAAGRSRMTLALGRSASVAAARELDSKCKVACEVMELPIGLRATDQFVDTLRRVARVEVPTLLEDERGRLMDMMTDMHQYFAGRRVALWGDPDQLVSLTEFLVDLDMRPVYIVTGTPGKKFLSRIEKALRGKVPEAKVQEGPCSDMFLLHQWIKQEKVDLLIGNTYGKYISRDEDIPLLRYGFPILDRIGHSYFPSVGYVGAMRLLEKILGLLMDRQDRDAPEESFELVM, encoded by the coding sequence ATGCTGTTGCGACACACGACATCAGAAATCAAGGAAAGGTCGGCGCTGACGATTAACCCGGCCAAAACCTGTCAACCCATCGGTGCCATGTATGCTGCCCTGGGAATTCATCGCTGCCTGCCCCACAGTCATGGCTCGCAGGGCTGCTGTGCCTATCATCGCAGCACCCTGACCCGTCACTACAAGGAGCCGGTGATGGCCTCGACCAGCTCTTTTACGGAAGGGTCGGCCGTCTTCGGCGGACAGAGCAACCTGCTGCAGGCGATTCATAATATCTTTTCCATTTACGAACCGGATGTCATTGCGATTCATACAACTTGTCTTTCGGAAACAATCGGTGATGATATACCGCAGATTATTGCCACCGCCCGCGACAAAAAATATATCCCGGACGGCAGGTATGTGATCCATGCCAATACCCCCAGCTATGTCGGCTCACATGTCACCGGTTTTTCCAATATGGTCAAGGGAATGGTGACGTATTTTGCCGAGCCCGGAACGCAGACCAAAACCATCAACATTATTCCCGGCTGGGTGGAACCTTCGGATATGCGGGAAATCAAACGCATCTGTTATATGATGGGAATCGAAATCATTCTGTTTCCGGATACCTCTGATGTTCTGGATTGCCCGCAGACCGGCCGGTTTGAATTTTATCCCAAAGGCGGGACCACCATCGAGGAATTAAAGGCCGCCGGTCGAAGTCGTATGACACTGGCCCTGGGACGGTCCGCTTCGGTTGCCGCGGCACGAGAACTGGATTCCAAATGCAAAGTCGCCTGTGAGGTGATGGAATTGCCGATTGGTCTTCGGGCCACCGACCAGTTTGTCGATACCTTGCGGCGGGTCGCTCGCGTGGAAGTGCCGACCTTGCTTGAAGATGAACGCGGCCGTCTGATGGATATGATGACAGATATGCATCAGTATTTTGCCGGCAGGCGTGTGGCCCTGTGGGGCGATCCGGACCAGCTGGTATCGCTGACGGAATTTCTGGTTGATCTGGATATGCGGCCGGTGTACATCGTGACCGGTACACCCGGCAAAAAGTTCCTATCGCGTATTGAAAAAGCGCTGCGGGGCAAAGTGCCCGAAGCCAAAGTACAGGAAGGACCCTGTTCCGATATGTTTCTGCTGCACCAGTGGATTAAGCAGGAAAAAGTTGACCTGCTGATCGGGAATACCTACGGCAAATACATCAGCCGCGATGAAGACATCCCGCTGCTGCGTTATGGATTCCCGATTCTGGACCGCATCGGCCATTCGTATTTTCCGTCCGTGGGGTATGTCGGGGCCATGCGGCTGCTGGAAAAAATTCTTGGCCTGCTGATGGATCGTCAGGACCGTGACGCGCCGGAAGAAAGTTTCGAACTGGTTATGTAG
- the nifE gene encoding nitrogenase iron-molybdenum cofactor biosynthesis protein NifE translates to MSEILEKRKKQIRRKGAGPYEMTCEKHSLAGAVSQRACVFCGSRVVLYPIADALHLIHGPVGCAAYTWDIRGALSSGPQLHRRSFTTDLREQDVIHGGEKKLYQCLKELIAYYRPKAVFVYSTCIVGVIGDDVEAVCRQVSRETGLTVISVASEGFKGTKKDGYRAACRALSELVGTGDISSISPFSLNILGDFNIAGETWAIREYYRRMGIEVVSTITGDGRVEDIRRAHGARLNVVQCSGSMVHLAREMKEKYGIPYIHVSYFGLQDMSKALYDVAEFFQDAAAMQKARRLVREEIDRVLPELMRIRTDVQGKKAGIYTGGAFKAFSLVASLRMLGIRTAFVGSQTGSPDDYKRLEEFCDPGTIIVDDANTMELVRFSQETEIDLLIGGVKERPVAYKLGIGFCDHNHERKISLAGFEGMLHFAQEVHASVMSPVWKLIDRKNINVGNA, encoded by the coding sequence ATGTCAGAGATTCTGGAAAAAAGGAAAAAACAGATTCGCCGCAAGGGAGCCGGCCCGTATGAAATGACCTGTGAAAAACACAGCCTGGCCGGCGCCGTCAGTCAGAGGGCCTGTGTCTTTTGCGGCAGCCGGGTGGTGTTGTACCCCATTGCCGATGCACTTCACCTGATTCACGGACCGGTGGGCTGTGCGGCCTATACCTGGGATATCCGCGGAGCGTTGTCGTCCGGGCCTCAGCTTCATCGAAGGAGTTTCACCACGGACCTGCGGGAACAGGATGTCATCCACGGCGGTGAGAAAAAGTTATATCAGTGCCTTAAAGAGTTGATTGCATATTACCGGCCCAAAGCCGTATTTGTTTACTCCACCTGCATCGTGGGGGTGATCGGCGATGACGTAGAGGCGGTGTGCAGACAAGTCTCCCGCGAAACCGGATTGACGGTTATCTCCGTTGCTTCCGAGGGGTTCAAAGGCACAAAGAAAGACGGGTATCGTGCCGCTTGCCGTGCGTTATCTGAGCTGGTCGGGACCGGGGATATTTCCTCCATCAGTCCGTTCAGTTTAAATATTCTGGGCGATTTTAATATCGCCGGCGAGACCTGGGCCATTCGCGAGTATTACCGGCGCATGGGGATCGAAGTGGTCTCCACGATTACCGGAGACGGTCGGGTGGAGGATATCCGGCGGGCCCACGGGGCACGGCTCAATGTTGTGCAATGCAGCGGTTCGATGGTGCACCTGGCCAGGGAGATGAAAGAAAAATACGGCATTCCGTACATTCATGTTTCCTACTTCGGCCTGCAGGATATGAGCAAAGCCCTCTATGACGTGGCGGAATTCTTTCAGGACGCCGCCGCCATGCAGAAAGCACGCCGTCTGGTGCGGGAGGAAATCGACCGCGTCCTGCCTGAGCTGATGCGAATTCGTACGGATGTTCAGGGGAAAAAAGCCGGCATTTATACCGGCGGGGCCTTTAAGGCGTTTTCCCTGGTGGCTTCCCTGCGGATGCTGGGTATCCGAACGGCCTTTGTTGGTTCCCAGACTGGAAGCCCGGATGATTATAAACGGCTTGAAGAATTTTGCGACCCCGGGACGATTATTGTGGATGACGCCAATACGATGGAATTGGTGCGGTTCTCACAGGAAACAGAAATAGATTTATTGATCGGCGGTGTCAAAGAACGGCCCGTGGCCTACAAGCTGGGTATCGGATTTTGCGACCACAATCACGAACGAAAAATATCCCTGGCCGGTTTTGAAGGCATGCTTCATTTCGCCCAGGAAGTTCATGCGTCCGTAATGAGTCCGGTCTGGAAGCTGATTGACCGGAAAAACATTAATGTCGGGAATGCCTGA
- a CDS encoding nitrogenase component 1 — translation MSSQMSTIFTATRNPCRMCTPLGAVMVFSGIADAVPFLHGSQGCSTYIRRYLIGHFREPVDIACSNFSESSVIFGGWQNLQAGIQTIIEQYHPQLIGIATTCLAETIGEDLPQMIRRLQNELPESGPILVSVSTPSYQGSHTDGFRRAVKAVVEKLAQDGPAGRHINVFSGMISPEDIRHLKDIFMDFGLDAMILPDYSDAFDSGIWSRYEKNIESGTAIESIRRCGQAQASIEFGSVGDASASAGDALLRRFGTPLYELAFPIGVRLNDIFFERLRMLSGCEVPSRYVGQRSRLIDSYVDAHKYVFGKKTVLYGPADWVAALAVFLDEIGMIPVLCAAADCTGKLKEYLAEHLGPDKAERIAVIEDTDFASIEEKAAALRPDILIGDSNGYKISRNLRVPLVRLGLPIHDRIGASRITALGYRGTQQLFDRIVNALLETQQDNSPVGYTRL, via the coding sequence ATGTCTTCACAGATGTCAACCATATTTACAGCAACCCGCAATCCCTGCCGGATGTGCACGCCCCTGGGAGCTGTGATGGTGTTCAGCGGTATTGCCGATGCGGTGCCGTTTCTTCACGGGTCGCAGGGATGCAGCACTTATATCCGTCGATACCTGATCGGGCATTTCCGTGAGCCGGTGGATATCGCCTGCTCCAACTTTTCGGAATCGTCGGTGATATTCGGCGGCTGGCAGAACCTTCAGGCAGGAATTCAGACGATCATCGAGCAGTATCATCCGCAGCTGATAGGGATTGCCACAACATGTCTTGCGGAAACAATAGGTGAAGATCTGCCTCAAATGATTCGAAGGCTTCAGAATGAACTGCCGGAAAGCGGCCCAATTCTTGTGTCTGTTTCAACGCCGAGTTATCAGGGTTCTCACACGGACGGTTTTCGCCGTGCTGTCAAAGCCGTAGTGGAAAAACTGGCACAGGACGGCCCGGCAGGCAGGCACATTAATGTGTTCAGCGGAATGATTTCCCCCGAAGACATTCGACACCTGAAAGATATATTTATGGATTTCGGGCTGGACGCAATGATCCTTCCGGATTACAGCGATGCTTTTGACAGCGGGATCTGGAGCCGCTATGAAAAAAATATAGAATCCGGTACAGCCATAGAGTCCATTCGCCGCTGCGGACAGGCACAGGCCTCTATTGAATTCGGTTCCGTCGGAGATGCGTCCGCTTCCGCCGGTGATGCACTTCTGCGCCGATTCGGTACGCCGTTATACGAACTGGCGTTTCCGATCGGTGTCAGGCTGAATGATATATTCTTTGAAAGACTCAGAATGTTGTCCGGCTGTGAGGTCCCGTCTCGTTATGTCGGGCAGAGAAGCCGTCTGATTGATTCGTATGTGGATGCCCATAAATACGTCTTCGGCAAAAAAACCGTGCTTTACGGACCGGCCGACTGGGTGGCGGCCCTGGCGGTTTTCCTCGATGAAATCGGAATGATACCTGTTTTGTGTGCGGCTGCGGACTGCACGGGCAAGCTAAAAGAGTATCTTGCGGAACATCTAGGGCCTGACAAGGCGGAACGGATAGCCGTCATTGAAGATACGGATTTTGCTTCCATCGAGGAAAAGGCTGCCGCTCTCAGGCCGGATATCCTTATCGGGGACAGCAACGGCTACAAAATATCCCGAAATCTCAGGGTTCCCCTGGTGCGGCTGGGGCTGCCGATTCATGACCGGATCGGTGCTTCACGCATTACAGCCTTGGGTTACCGGGGAACCCAGCAGTTATTTGATCGGATTGTCAACGCGCTGCTGGAAACTCAACAGGACAATTCGCCTGTAGGATATACCCGTTTATGA
- a CDS encoding radical SAM protein, which yields MIPDRTQHPCFNERAKLQFGRIHLPVAPQCNIQCNFCNRKYDCVNDNRPGVTSAVLTPAQAVTYLHKMVKMMPNLSVVGIAGPGDPFADPDRTMETLRRVRADFPSMLLCVASNGLNVAPYVDEMVNLNVTHLTMTVNAVDPEIGQAIYAWVRDGKKIYRGRAGAEVLLSRQMESLRLCRQRGLTIKINSIVIPGINEHHIAEIARVVAQEGADLFNCIGICPTSETPFETILPPGKEEIEHLRRQAEQHLPQMRHCTRCRADAVGCLGDGVNMQAVEIMRQIVRGSEPAGDRPFAAVASMEGYLINQHLGRAMDMYIYGYENNRLKFIETRTAPPAGEGDLRWKKLAGVLRDCQALFACQAGPSPVKILEQYGIRIIQAEGLIEQVLTDFFEGRPVISAPKSSACQSGCAKEKSGEGCGCSV from the coding sequence GTGATACCGGACAGGACTCAGCATCCATGCTTTAACGAGAGAGCCAAACTGCAATTCGGCAGGATTCATCTGCCGGTAGCTCCCCAGTGCAATATCCAGTGCAATTTCTGCAACCGCAAGTATGACTGCGTCAATGACAACCGTCCCGGTGTGACCAGCGCTGTTCTGACACCCGCCCAGGCGGTGACTTATCTGCATAAAATGGTGAAGATGATGCCGAATCTTTCCGTAGTGGGTATTGCCGGTCCGGGTGACCCCTTTGCCGACCCCGACCGGACGATGGAAACCCTGCGCCGGGTTCGTGCGGATTTTCCTTCGATGCTTTTGTGTGTTGCATCCAACGGCCTGAATGTCGCTCCTTACGTGGATGAGATGGTCAATCTGAATGTGACGCATCTGACAATGACGGTTAATGCCGTGGATCCCGAAATCGGTCAGGCGATTTATGCCTGGGTGCGCGACGGCAAAAAGATTTACCGGGGACGCGCCGGTGCGGAAGTGCTGCTGTCACGCCAGATGGAATCGCTGCGTTTGTGCAGACAGCGCGGCCTGACAATCAAGATTAACTCGATTGTAATTCCCGGCATCAATGAGCATCACATTGCGGAGATTGCCAGGGTTGTTGCACAGGAGGGAGCGGACCTGTTCAACTGTATCGGAATATGTCCTACGTCCGAGACTCCCTTTGAAACCATTCTTCCGCCGGGCAAAGAAGAAATCGAACATTTACGCCGTCAGGCAGAACAGCATCTGCCGCAGATGCGGCACTGTACCCGCTGTCGGGCGGATGCGGTCGGCTGCCTGGGCGATGGGGTGAATATGCAGGCGGTTGAAATCATGCGTCAGATCGTCCGTGGTTCGGAACCTGCCGGCGACCGTCCTTTTGCAGCCGTTGCCAGCATGGAAGGGTATCTGATTAATCAGCACCTGGGCCGTGCGATGGACATGTATATTTACGGATACGAAAATAACCGACTGAAATTCATTGAAACCCGAACAGCTCCTCCAGCCGGCGAGGGGGACCTGCGATGGAAAAAACTGGCGGGTGTGCTCAGGGATTGTCAGGCTCTCTTTGCCTGTCAGGCAGGCCCCTCGCCGGTGAAAATCTTGGAGCAGTACGGTATCAGGATCATTCAGGCGGAAGGGCTTATCGAACAGGTATTGACGGATTTCTTTGAAGGCAGGCCTGTGATTTCTGCTCCCAAATCCTCGGCCTGTCAGTCGGGATGTGCAAAAGAAAAATCCGGCGAAGGCTGCGGTTGTTCAGTTTAA
- a CDS encoding (2Fe-2S) ferredoxin domain-containing protein yields the protein MKKPKLHILICNSFRLSGQPQGVCSRKNAPALLQYIEEGLLDRGLDAMVSSTGCLKVCDRGPAMVVYPQGWWYGELSEERIDEILDALQEGRPVEEYLLC from the coding sequence ATGAAAAAGCCGAAACTGCATATTTTAATCTGCAATAGTTTTCGTCTCAGCGGCCAGCCGCAGGGGGTCTGCAGCAGGAAAAACGCCCCGGCTCTTCTGCAGTATATCGAAGAAGGCCTCCTTGATCGCGGTCTGGATGCCATGGTGTCCAGCACCGGATGTCTGAAAGTCTGTGACCGCGGTCCCGCCATGGTAGTCTATCCGCAGGGATGGTGGTACGGCGAATTATCGGAAGAGCGGATTGATGAAATTCTCGATGCGCTGCAGGAAGGCAGACCTGTCGAAGAGTATTTACTTTGTTAA